In a genomic window of Thermosynechococcus sp. CL-1:
- a CDS encoding DNA methyltransferase — protein sequence MARKKKTETKRPIAPYEYRDKARVNNPPVGLVTPETDPDTGQQKKRYAYDPHLDPQLVWAGKAEHTSFEVPTVSLHVHERIDPRTIIEAVRKKNGQQEPVQLGLFEVERQEPLHKVVEFYQHKHDWSNRLIAGDSLLVMNSLLEKEGMAGKVQMIYIDPPYGIKYGSNFQPFVNKRDVKDGKDEDLTSEPEQIRAFRDTWELGIHSYLTYLRDRLLLARELLTESGSIFMQISDENVHRVRCLMDEVFGAGNFVRQISFRKTSPLGFGELPRVHDIINLVCEKQGGREI from the coding sequence ATGGCCCGAAAAAAGAAGACCGAGACCAAGCGTCCGATCGCACCCTACGAGTATCGGGACAAAGCGCGCGTCAACAACCCGCCCGTTGGGCTGGTCACGCCCGAAACCGACCCCGACACCGGACAGCAGAAAAAGCGCTACGCCTACGACCCGCACCTCGACCCGCAACTGGTCTGGGCGGGCAAAGCCGAGCATACCTCGTTTGAAGTTCCCACCGTCTCCCTGCACGTCCACGAGCGCATTGACCCGCGCACAATTATCGAGGCGGTGCGCAAGAAAAATGGGCAACAGGAACCGGTGCAACTGGGGTTGTTCGAGGTCGAGCGCCAAGAACCCTTGCACAAGGTCGTCGAGTTCTACCAACACAAGCACGACTGGAGCAACCGCCTGATCGCCGGCGATTCGCTGCTGGTGATGAACTCGCTGCTGGAAAAGGAGGGCATGGCCGGCAAGGTGCAGATGATCTACATTGACCCGCCCTACGGCATCAAGTACGGCTCCAACTTCCAGCCCTTCGTCAACAAGCGCGACGTGAAGGACGGCAAGGACGAGGACTTAACTAGCGAGCCGGAGCAGATCCGCGCCTTCCGCGATACTTGGGAGCTGGGCATCCACTCCTACCTCACGTATCTTCGCGACCGGCTGCTTCTGGCGCGGGAACTGCTCACCGAGAGCGGCAGCATCTTCATGCAGATCTCAGATGAGAACGTGCACCGCGTGCGCTGTTTGATGGATGAGGTGTTCGGGGCGGGGAATTTTGTAAGACAAATATCTTTCCGCAAAACATCGCCTCTTGGGTTTGGAGAATTACCGAGAGTTCACGATATCATTAATTTGGTATGCGAAAAACAGGGAGGGCGTGAAATATAG
- a CDS encoding DUF559 domain-containing protein: protein MIFLSSRLTTFGMILPLTTDLGDLVFDPTCVRKGTRVWVCGSSPALPTRGEGEALSPRVRGDDRGATLIAIEDIHPGDYLLAHDGLPHRVVRTIRRMYRGVMIGIRHDLSGQTLWLTPDHRVLAHRRPHSLGGHSDWSGIPKALRGRSKILRKEMTPPERKLWKVLRGNGLGFTFRRQHPIGPYIADFYCREAALVVEVDGAMAHGTPAAMEHDRVRDEFMHALNLKVLRVPAAEVEHNLEGVCTAIEQACKEQLSPEYAQWMEAEQIQEGDILFHGPDRVPVRVVEVVRDLSEEEVYDLEVEDAHSFITEVCAVHNCGSGTTAYVAEQWGRRWITCDTSRVALTLARQRLMTAVFDYYELAHPEEGVSSGFKYKTVPHVTLKSIANNPEIDGIYARMHPAIEQALADLNAALRLPSPAGRPPDGGRWAGGEGYPRFKVTQGIRAGQFVDFAAPDSATFTMPAGQVVKVNELVEWEVPFVFPADWPEAARKPFDAFHAARRAMQKAIDEAIARHAPQETLYDQPLVDRKKVRVTGPFTVEAVPAPAVKSPEEILEARSQPADTSIARSGETLRQAEWRDELLRAGIRGKAGQYIRFARLEPLPGCRFLHADGETRPSDEGADSVREPGPADSPMRVVVSFGPEHAPLEQRQVQRAWEEAQQLVPKPKLLVFAAFQFDPEAAKDIDEMKPKLAGMQFLKVQMNADLLTDDLKKKRASNESFWLIGQPIESLKIMEIDT from the coding sequence ATGATTTTCCTCTCCAGCAGATTGACAACCTTTGGAATGATACTGCCGCTGACCACCGACCTTGGCGACCTGGTGTTCGACCCGACCTGTGTGCGGAAGGGGACGAGGGTGTGGGTTTGCGGCTCCTCCCCGGCCCTCCCTACACGTGGGGAGGGAGAAGCCCTATCCCCCCGCGTGCGGGGGGATGACAGGGGGGCTACCCTCATCGCCATCGAAGACATCCACCCCGGCGACTACCTGCTGGCGCATGACGGCTTGCCCCATCGCGTCGTGCGCACGATACGGCGAATGTATCGCGGCGTGATGATCGGCATCCGGCACGACCTTAGCGGGCAAACCCTATGGCTTACGCCCGATCACAGGGTGTTGGCCCACAGACGACCGCACAGCCTGGGTGGACATTCCGACTGGTCAGGTATTCCCAAAGCGCTGCGCGGCAGAAGCAAAATACTCCGCAAGGAAATGACTCCGCCTGAACGGAAACTTTGGAAAGTCTTGCGAGGCAATGGGTTGGGCTTTACCTTCAGACGTCAGCACCCTATTGGCCCCTATATCGCCGATTTCTATTGCCGTGAAGCTGCCTTAGTGGTAGAAGTGGACGGCGCCATGGCTCATGGCACTCCGGCCGCCATGGAACATGACCGTGTTCGCGATGAGTTCATGCACGCGCTGAATCTAAAAGTGCTGCGTGTTCCCGCCGCAGAAGTAGAGCATAATCTCGAAGGGGTTTGCACTGCTATTGAACAGGCGTGTAAAGAGCAACTTTCGCCAGAGTATGCCCAGTGGATGGAGGCAGAGCAGATACAAGAGGGAGACATCCTGTTCCACGGTCCCGACCGCGTTCCCGTGCGCGTTGTGGAGGTGGTTAGAGACTTGTCCGAGGAAGAGGTTTACGATTTAGAAGTAGAGGACGCTCACTCGTTTATAACGGAAGTCTGCGCCGTACACAACTGCGGCAGCGGCACGACGGCCTATGTGGCCGAGCAGTGGGGCCGGCGCTGGATCACCTGCGACACCTCGCGCGTGGCGCTCACCCTCGCCCGCCAGCGCCTGATGACCGCGGTCTTCGACTACTACGAGCTGGCGCATCCCGAAGAGGGGGTGAGCAGCGGCTTCAAGTACAAGACCGTGCCGCATGTGACACTCAAGTCCATCGCCAACAACCCAGAGATCGACGGCATCTACGCCCGCATGCACCCAGCCATCGAACAGGCGCTGGCGGACCTCAACGCCGCGCTGCGTCTCCCCTCTCCCGCTGGGAGACCCCCTGACGGGGGCAGGTGGGCCGGGGGTGAGGGCTATCCCCGTTTCAAGGTCACGCAAGGCATCCGGGCCGGGCAATTCGTGGACTTTGCCGCGCCGGACAGCGCCACCTTCACCATGCCCGCCGGCCAGGTGGTCAAGGTCAATGAGCTGGTGGAGTGGGAGGTGCCCTTTGTGTTCCCTGCCGACTGGCCGGAAGCGGCCCGCAAACCCTTTGACGCCTTCCACGCCGCCCGCCGCGCGATGCAAAAGGCCATAGATGAGGCGATCGCCCGCCACGCGCCGCAGGAAACCCTTTACGACCAGCCCTTGGTGGACCGCAAGAAGGTGCGCGTCACTGGCCCGTTCACGGTGGAGGCCGTGCCCGCGCCGGCGGTCAAGTCGCCGGAGGAGATTCTCGAAGCCAGATCCCAACCAGCCGACACATCCATCGCCCGCTCGGGCGAGACGCTGCGCCAAGCCGAATGGCGCGACGAACTGCTGCGCGCCGGCATCCGCGGCAAGGCGGGGCAGTACATCCGCTTCGCGCGCCTAGAGCCGCTGCCCGGCTGCCGCTTTTTGCACGCCGACGGCGAGACGCGCCCCAGCGACGAAGGTGCCGATTCGGTGCGCGAGCCCGGCCCGGCCGACAGCCCGATGCGCGTGGTGGTCTCCTTCGGCCCTGAACACGCGCCGCTGGAACAGCGCCAAGTGCAACGGGCATGGGAAGAAGCCCAGCAGCTTGTCCCTAAGCCGAAACTGCTGGTCTTCGCCGCCTTCCAGTTCGACCCGGAAGCCGCCAAGGATATTGACGAGATGAAGCCGAAACTCGCGGGTATGCAGTTTCTGAAGGTGCAGATGAACGCCGATCTGCTCACCGACGACCTCAAGAAAAAGCGCGCCAGCAACGAATCGTTCTGGCTCATCGGCCAGCCGATCGAGAGTTTGAAGATTATGGAGATTGACACATGA
- a CDS encoding ATP-dependent endonuclease — protein sequence MKIKSVRIRNFRSIKEQTIELDDYTCFVGANGSGKSSVLHALNVFFGESGIPGLNTRSLSEEDFHAKNTTDPIEITITFTDFSEEAKNELQHYVRHDQLVVSVEAQFDPVTNTAEVKQYGRRMVIKDFALFFEAEKAGKKVADLKDIYTRVREKYPDLPHPGTKDAMVQALREYEEKHPELCEELPSADEFYGVSKGKNLLEKYIQWVYVPAVKEAASEQKESKDTALGKLLSRTVRSKVNLNESFDPIRKEMQEKYRQLLADSQAQLTEISTALRNRLVQWAHQDATLRVQWYQDPEKAVRVDEPFAQAILGEAGFEGELTRFGHGLQRSFILALLQELSDRDDADPRLILACEEPELYQHPPQARHLYNVLVKLSEQNSQILVTTHSPYFISGERFESVRMVRKVNGASSITRTTHQEVANQIAAVKGQQPVEPSEQLAKIHQALQPELSEIFFASRIVFVEGLEDTAYLTTYLHLLNRWDEFRRLGCHIVPTGGKSRMLQPLAVARCLQIPTLAVLDSDGDKPDKNGSREQHRRDNSAILKLCGVSDPEPFPTSTFWGAAVVMWSSDIGQVVEQEIGKENWDEFRSEADAKYGSAGNLQKNALHIASRLQIAWDAGKKSDSLEKLCNKIMEFANKNENREEN from the coding sequence ATGAAGATCAAATCCGTCCGCATTCGAAACTTCCGCTCGATAAAGGAACAGACTATCGAACTTGATGACTACACGTGCTTCGTCGGAGCCAACGGCTCAGGGAAGTCAAGTGTCCTGCATGCCCTCAACGTCTTCTTTGGTGAATCAGGGATACCCGGTCTCAACACGCGTTCGCTCAGTGAGGAGGATTTCCATGCCAAAAACACAACGGATCCTATCGAGATAACGATCACTTTTACAGACTTCTCAGAGGAAGCTAAGAATGAACTCCAGCATTATGTGCGCCATGATCAATTGGTTGTCTCAGTTGAGGCACAATTTGATCCTGTTACAAACACAGCCGAAGTAAAGCAGTACGGTCGCCGGATGGTTATCAAGGATTTCGCGCTGTTTTTTGAAGCCGAAAAAGCTGGGAAAAAGGTTGCTGATCTGAAGGATATATACACCAGGGTGCGAGAGAAGTACCCTGATCTTCCGCATCCTGGCACGAAGGATGCAATGGTCCAAGCACTTCGTGAGTATGAAGAAAAGCACCCGGAATTGTGCGAAGAACTCCCTAGTGCGGACGAGTTCTATGGTGTATCAAAGGGTAAAAACCTTCTCGAGAAATACATCCAGTGGGTGTACGTGCCCGCAGTGAAGGAAGCGGCTAGCGAGCAGAAAGAGTCTAAGGACACAGCCCTAGGGAAGCTTTTGAGCCGCACGGTTCGGTCCAAAGTCAACCTCAACGAGTCATTTGATCCCATCCGCAAGGAAATGCAGGAGAAGTACAGACAACTCCTTGCCGATAGTCAGGCACAGCTAACCGAAATATCTACAGCTCTGCGAAATCGGCTTGTGCAGTGGGCGCATCAAGACGCAACGCTTCGAGTGCAATGGTACCAGGACCCCGAAAAGGCGGTACGTGTTGATGAGCCTTTTGCTCAGGCCATTCTCGGTGAGGCAGGGTTTGAAGGGGAGCTTACACGTTTCGGGCACGGGCTTCAACGTTCGTTTATTCTCGCACTGCTCCAAGAACTCTCTGACAGAGACGACGCAGATCCACGGCTGATTCTCGCCTGTGAGGAGCCGGAGCTCTATCAGCATCCCCCACAAGCAAGGCATCTTTATAACGTGCTCGTGAAGCTGAGCGAACAGAACTCTCAAATCTTGGTTACAACCCACAGTCCATACTTCATATCAGGTGAGAGATTCGAGAGTGTCCGGATGGTCCGCAAGGTCAATGGTGCTTCGTCTATTACTAGGACCACCCATCAAGAGGTGGCAAATCAAATTGCGGCTGTGAAAGGCCAGCAACCTGTCGAACCGAGCGAGCAGTTGGCAAAGATCCATCAAGCACTCCAGCCTGAGCTCAGCGAAATATTCTTCGCGTCTAGGATCGTATTCGTCGAGGGGCTAGAGGATACTGCATATTTGACCACCTACCTTCACTTGCTCAACCGGTGGGATGAGTTCAGACGACTCGGCTGTCACATTGTCCCCACCGGTGGAAAAAGTCGGATGCTTCAACCTCTCGCGGTAGCCAGGTGCCTGCAGATCCCGACTCTCGCGGTACTGGATTCGGACGGCGACAAGCCGGACAAAAACGGAAGCAGGGAGCAACACCGCAGAGACAACAGCGCAATCCTCAAGTTATGCGGTGTATCTGATCCTGAGCCGTTCCCGACCAGTACGTTCTGGGGAGCCGCTGTAGTCATGTGGTCCTCAGACATCGGGCAGGTGGTTGAGCAAGAGATTGGAAAAGAGAACTGGGATGAGTTTCGATCTGAGGCAGATGCTAAATACGGGTCTGCCGGGAATCTACAGAAGAACGCGTTGCACATTGCATCGAGACTCCAGATAGCTTGGGATGCTGGCAAGAAATCGGATTCTCTCGAGAAGCTTTGCAATAAGATCATGGAGTTTGCTAATAAGAATGAAAATAGAGAGGAAAATTGA